The window TGCAAGTGTATACAAATTAggctttaattttataaattgaaaactaaaaatcaatgaGGAATTGATTTAGCTGATCAATGAAGAGAAGATGGAAATACATTGCTCGTCTTGGATCCATTACTCAGCAAATAGGAATGAACAAGACGACCGTTGCAAACCCACTCACGCCTATAACATGACTCAACTCACGCGCACAGCACGTGTACAACTTAAGACACACAGCTGCTATAACATATTTCATTCATATAGCCTATGAGCCAGTTCTAATCTTAGCAGTTGATTACAAACAATAACATAAGAACAAATAAACCCATAAATTCAACATTTAGACAAAACATAATCGGCACAaataattacatattttgtACAATTCTAGAGTTTTGAGTGCCTTCATCTCAATATATAgctcttcaatttattttattttaagttttaatattGACATCGTTTATGATCGTGCTCCCAATTCCCAAAGGGTAAAAGAAATGACACTTCTTCATTTGGCTTGGGAATATGCCAAATTCCCAGCTTTCCAATTCTTATGAATTAATCATTAACACCCAGAAATCaatcccaaaaaaaatgaaaaaaagggatgcttgatgccataaaaatttaaaactgaGACAACCCCAGTAAGAGGaattggggagagagagaggtggagtCTTACAGAGACGTAGGAGCAGGTGGGGATGACGGAGAGGGAGTGGGACTTGGCGTGGTTGAAGGCGGCGACGCAGAGGAGAGAAGCCAGACCCAAGCCTCTCTTGGAAGAAGGGACGAAGGTGTGGACCAAGTCCATCACTTTCCCCTTCTCCCTCAGCACGTACTCGATGTACGCCTCATGGTCCTCCGTCTCGAACCTCCGCTTCCCTGAATTCCACACTATCTTCGGACCCTCAGCCTCCGATGAACCCGCCGCCGCTGCTGGTGGTGCTGCCATTTTCTCAATTTATCCTTCTGCCGTGTGTCCGTGTATCCGTGTGTCGTCCTCTATCTCTGCTCTCTTTCATATAAATACCAAAATGCCTGAAAACTCTTGAACACGCTGCTGGCACGTGATTAATGCCGCCTTATTAATTTTCGCTTGggttaaagaaatttttttttttttttttttttcttttaacaaatgatattatctagttatctacattaagagtgGGAGAATGAACTAAGCCtaacaataggctagcaataatgcgtttcaaattcttctttgacgaaaatcaaatataaaacatttcacttacaaatgaaaaaaaatatatcattgaccCTACGTTTATTACTAAAGATTTGGACTAACCAacacaaaaattattttttttttcctaagacGGTGGGTTTAATCTTTTTCATTgaaatgtccatgttgaaatgTAGGACTTTCGTGGTTAAATTTTAGTCGGTTGTATTTCTGTTGATTTAGTTGGATTGAATTTTAGCCGATCTCATTTAGTGGAATAAagtatttttgttgttgttgttgggttGAATTTGATAAGCTAATAGGTTGTACATCCACATTCCATTGTTTACTTGAATTTTGTTCGCCCTTGTGTTTGGTTAAGCACTCTTCATGAAAAGTAAATTCCTTGTTTACGATTTGTGTAGTTTTAGTAACGTAAGTACTTCGATTGCCAATCACAAGATGCTTTACAACATAACGAATTAGAGAAAGTGATGGTTAGCTGGTACTTGATATGTGTTGTTTAGAGGAATGTGAGTTTTTCGTCGGTCACAAGATGCCGATACTTCCATGGTAATGAAATAAGCTGTTGTCTTTCTTGGTTTTGGAAGTTAAGCGGAAGAGCTCAAATGAAATAAGTTCGGGATTTTTACCCTTTTAAGTTTCGCATCTCCCTCCGATAATTACTGGTTTCATCATTAAATATAACGGAACGTAATAGTAATATGATCTTCAATTTATCATTCACAAAAGTTAAACTTTGAACTTTTCACTTGCAAGTAGAATATTTTCTTGCTTAACAATAATGAAGAAAAGATACTTAATACTACGATCTAATGATACTCATCTCcacttaggttcaaatctcgaatcttagtgtaaatatatcataGTACTAGTGACAATGAACATTTGAATTACTTTACGTTAAAGTTTTTCATTATGGTGGGGTGAGTTGAGAAAAACGAAACACATGTGATAACTCACGTAATCAGGGATTAAGATTGATCACAATGAACAAGATCTCGTTAATTAATCCGTCCATTCTATGGGTCCATTCTATGGGTTTAAGATCCCAGAATATCAGTGTAAGCCTAAGAGAGTCCAAACAGCAGAGCATGCGCAGACTACTAATTTCATTGTCGATACGTGCAAAAATAATCGACCGCCTTCATCTCAAGAATGTTTCGTCCCTTCATCTCATCCtgttttttatccttttttttttttttttaattttattttattgtattttttaaacaaataatattatttacactgaGGGATGGAAGAGTGGACTAAACCTCaaaatgagctagcaataatataatCTAAATTCACCTTTAACGAGAATCGAGTCATTAACTAGAAGTATGCGCTGAGGGATCCTTGGGCCATCGGGTCATTGACTGAGCGCATCCATTGCTCCAGGAATATCATATACTGAAGCGTAATAAAACTTTTGCCAAGGATCCTTGAGCAAACAACTATTCACTTAACCACTTACAAAAGCAAAAGGGgcgtgctatccacacacccctttttacttctcacacacctcttgttaatttctgtccgttaATCTTCTTCATTTCATCCGATCTGACGATCAAAAATTagaaagatgtgtgagaagtaaaaaaatgtgcgtggatatcacaccccaagCAAAATATCGAAAAAACCAAACGTCTTCAGCAGGGTGGAGTTTTCATTAACTAATCTGTCCTTATATGAGGAAGGAGAAAATTAACATTCGGAACAATTGTTTCTTCATAACTACAAGCATGGTGCGGTTTAAATAATGTACTTCTAACTAAAAATTATCCAAGTTTTATAGTGATAGCACCATCTTAAAGGAATCGAAATAATACAATCTTCAAATAATATAGAGGAGCAACAAACTTGACTGCCTTAATCGGCGCGAGATTGCCCTGATCGGGATGAGAGGATGATCCCCACGATCAGACCGTACAAGGCAAGAGCTTCAGCAAAGATGAGGATAAGAATCATACCAACAAAGAGCTTTGGCTGCTGTGCATTAGCcctgaaaaaaaaatccaaaacaaaatatgaataaaaataTCATCCACTTGACATGTTATGATTCTTCCATACAAGAGCGATTGTTGTAACCTTGTACCTTTGAAAAATATCATGACAAAAAGGGAGTAAAAAATCAATCGCGTGCAAAAACAACTGAACTAAAAAGGCACAGAGCTTTTGAAAGCAGAGAATCCAAACAATGACCAACTTTATTGACAATGAGACAATTGtctagaaaacaaaaactggGATCTTCTCAACCAAGTGTTTTTCAATTCCCTGCTGGTGCTGCTGCGATTATTGTTTTGAGCCTTTTGACGCATTAACATATAACTCAAAGTTTGCAATTCGAATAACAATCGCGTCACGTAGCCCCTAGCTTTCACAGGAAGAATGGCCCTTTAACCAGACAGCCTCACACTTGAGcgcaaacacaaaattaaaatgcaGAAATAACACTAAATGCAACCGAACTGCATTCACCTATTTCCTTGGAACTAAATGTGAATAGGTTGAGTCTTATCAAAGTACCCAATACTCAATAAAAACGTGTTTCTACATAACTACCACATATCTACATTCCACAGTACGCAAACAAATAACCACCGACTTTTTCTAACAATTGG of the Pyrus communis chromosome 1, drPyrComm1.1, whole genome shotgun sequence genome contains:
- the LOC137717606 gene encoding acetyltransferase At1g77540-like, with translation MAAPPAAAAGSSEAEGPKIVWNSGKRRFETEDHEAYIEYVLREKGKVMDLVHTFVPSSKRGLGLASLLCVAAFNHAKSHSLSVIPTCSYVSDTFLPRNPSWNSHVYSAAPGEMKSSI